The Arachis duranensis cultivar V14167 chromosome 2, aradu.V14167.gnm2.J7QH, whole genome shotgun sequence genome has a window encoding:
- the LOC110278150 gene encoding uncharacterized protein LOC110278150: MRASEWLRIRLCMGGNVSLCYTAQSCQKSYADQRRKPLEFEEGEHVFLKVTPTTGVGRAIKTKKLNPHYIGSFEILKRIGPVTYRIALPPHLSNLHDVFHVSQLRKYTPDASHVLEPESDQVREDLTLPVITVRIDDTSIKRLHGKEVSLVKLAWIRAGIEEYTLELELDMWKDYPHLFSSN, encoded by the exons ATGCGAGCATCAGAATGGTTACGTATTAGGctttgtatgggaggaaatgtcagtCTCTGCTATactg CTCAGAGCTGTCAGAAGAGCTATGCTGATCAAAGGCGGAAGCCTTTGGAGTTTGAGGAAGGAGAGCATGTCTTTCTAAAGGTTACTCCAACAACTGGAGTGGGAAGAGCCATTAAAACAAAGAAACTTAATCCCCATTACATCGGATCATTTGAGATTCTGAAGAGAATTGGACCGGTGACTTATAGGATCGCTTTACCGCCGCATCTTTCAAACTTGCATGACGTATTTCACGTGTCACAGCTTCGAAAGTATACTCCAGATGCAAGTCATGTATTGGAGCCAGAATCAGATCAAGTGAGAGAGGACCTGACGCTTCCAGTAATCACAGTTAGGATCGATGACACTAGTATCAAACGTTTGCACGGAAAAGAAGTATCATTAGTGAAATTGGCTTGGATTCGGGCTGGTATTGAAGAGTATACTTTGGAGCTCGAATTGGATATGTGGAAGGACTACCCACACCTTTTTTCAAGTAATTGA